The DNA window GGTTTGGTAACTTGTAGTTTTATGTAGTCTTTGAATGTGGtgatttaaactttattttatgtaaaattttgAGGTAAACTGTGCTGTTTGATGTAAACATCCACTATTATCATTAATAGTTATTAATAAAACCGTATTCTCAATAATAGTTGAGTCAAATGCTTTTATCTCttatgttatttctttttttttttttcaacctgtACTAGTttcataaaatactattttgataaaagactttgattttgtttattttgtatcCCTGAATtatctttgataaattttaggTAAAAACTCATACACCATACAATCCATGAATGTAAATACTGTTCATTGCTGAACGAGTGAACTAGAAATGCTCTGCGTTACTTCATTCACTCTGTCCATACTTTTTGTCCTAGACAGTACTTAATCTGGTACTTAGTAGATACACCAAgctcattttgttattttcaaaactCAGCCATGGATGTCGAGAGCATATGATCCCTGCACAGAGAGGTATTCTAAAGTGTACTTCAATCGCCCTGAAGTCCAGAAGGCACTCCATGCAAATGTAACTGGGATTCCTTACCCATGGGAAACATGCAggtgatatttttttctcttaattttttgagAATTCTGTTAAATATCTTCCAATAACACTGTTAACTGAATCACTACTTCACAGTAACATTGTAGGAGACTACTGGGCAGATTCTCCACTTTCCATGCTTCCTATATATAAAGAACTCATTGCTGCAGGTCTAAGGATATGGGTCTACAGGTAAGTTCCCACCTTTGCCTTTTCCCCGCCATTCCCTTTGTTCTGGATTAAATCAGGGAATTCTGTTTAGTTGCTTGAAGATATCAAATGGTAGTTCTAGAAGGAATGCTCTTGGAATTGATTAttatgcttttcttttcaatactTGATTTCGGTGAGCAGGAGATCTAACTTGCCGTTTGAAATTAATGATACAAactttttagcatttttatttttgtgatttgtttgcTTGTGTACGTGGATCTTCTTTATGATTCAGAGTTGTTTCTAGATGTTTTTGTTTCTGAACATGTCAAAAGAAGATGTTGACACAGACACGGTGGAACTAACAAAAAGGACTCGTTTAGCTAACTCCAACTAATTTGTGTTGATCTGTTTTCATGTTATTTGGATCCATTGGTCTGTTTTTTTGGAACACTTGAGTTTAATCTTTATTTGCAACTAACTATGGCCTAAGTTGGTCGGTAAAGAGTCGAGAGGTTTTGTTGGATCATGTTTTCACCTATACCTGGTAGCTGGGAACTGGGAAGTTGGAacataataaatttcttttgaaCCGCTGAGTTCTTGGCCAACTAAACTAATCTCCATGTCTGAATAGGGAAGCTTGTTTGCAGTAGGTAGTGTTGATAAAGACTGACGACTTTCGATTTATTTACAGTAGGTTAGCCATGTTGTGTGCTCTAGCACCAATAATTGCACTGGGCCCAAATGTTTGTTTTGTTAGGTGGAAGCGTATGAACTATGTCTACTTGACTGAGAATAGTCACCGAAGTCAACACGAAGGCAGCATCTGAAACTGAGTTTAAATGGGATACACAGAATTCATAGGAAAACAGCTGCTTCACGATGACCAAAAGctatgattatataaaaataacggAATGGATATTCTTTTTGGATGGTCAACTTTAAGAATTTACTTTGGTGTtgtataatattctcatacctTCAGCAATAATGGCATGCATGTCTTGCAAAgccaaaatatgaaaaaaggtcGGGCTTTATCATTTTCAATTAGGATTTGGCCTTTGTTTTATGTTACGGCACTGTTCAGCATTATAACGTTTTGCCTTCAATTGTTTTTAGCCTCATTACGCAATGCATCTAACTCTGCTTGATCTCTTTGACCAGTGGAGATACTGATGCAGTGGTTCCTGTTACTGCAACTCGATACTCAATTGATGCCCTAAAACTACCAACTATTATCAATTGGTATCCGTGGTATGACAGTGGAAAGGTAAGTAACCATCTACTATGCAGAGAACTAATTGCTACAACCACCTTATTTTGGTGTAACCATTGAACTGAACATTTGGggattttatattcttttcttgCAATACAGTACTAAGAAAGGGGTGGTGTGATAATCTTACAGAACTCCATGGTAATTTGTTCATCTCCCATCTTTTTCTTGCCTCTGTTACAGGTTGGCGGGTGGAGCCAAGTATACACAGGGCTAACTTTTGTAACAGTAACTGGAGCAGGGCATGAAGTTCCACTCCATCGCCCTCGACAggcttttattcttttcatgtCATTTTTGGGGAATAAGTCCATGCCCGGCCGAAGCTTTTAGTCCTCCTTGCATTAATCATTGATGAACAAACAAGCGATAGATAATAGAATCTGTTCATACACAGGCTTATAAATGACAGAGCAAGAGAAGCATTCCTCTCGAGTGCTCTTCCATTCTTCCACAAGTGCACCATTTCTATATTTAAGTTGtagcatatcaaaatgtatGGAGCTATTCTTTATAGTAATTCAATTATTTGAACTGTAAGTTTAGACAATAGAATTGTactaatttccaagaaatttaTACATAATGGAGTTAAAATATTTGTGCCCCCAAGATGTACTTTTTCTTGGTTTGGTTAGCAATTTTTGGAAACTTCACTCTAAATTCAGTAGAAAGAACTCAGATTAACACCATGGGGTGCAAAAAGATTACCCTACAAGGATGAACTCTTGAAACCCGAACATCAAATTTGCAGCAGGGCAAATTCGGTAGACTGATACGAATCAAATGAAGGGGAGAGGAGAGGCTAGTGGTAACCCACACTTCTGACCTTGCATGCACGCAATTCAAAGTATTTCGCATAGAAGGACTTCATCATAAATGCATCATTCTGAAAATCAATAGAAATGTTAGAATCATAAAAGTAATCAGTAAAATTATCACTGCTACTATTACTATCAATAAGAAGGTGTTGTAAGGACTCGTGCCTCAAAAGTAACGTAGTTGGGGGCGTTGTTATGGCTAGTTTTATCATTTATGACCTTCCAATCCAAGAAACAGTGTAGCACCCAGAAGTCAAGAATCCCAGGACGCAAAGAGGAACAGTGTGCTCTAGTAGGACCACTTGCCCCGTGTGGGTGTAGCTTATTGGAGAATGCACAGGCGCCATCAATTCCATCAAAAGAAGACGACGGTCCattgtaattaataatatttgggCGGCAGATCCATGTCCAGCTCATTGCAATATTTATAACTCACATGTTTGTCGCATCATGTAATATAGTAGCCAAAACATGGCTCAAACAGCATGTTTCTTAATCTTGATCCTCCTCTCCCTGTTTTCACAAACCGTCCAGCGGATCTAGAGGAAGGTGCCCTGAACTTCAGTTTTGATTGTTTGGTTAGCATTAGAAATGatagatatagaaaaaaaaaacatgtatgatTAGAAAAATAGAAGTAAATTCATCTCCGGTAGAGTTTTAGAATGAATTTCAGATAGAAAATACAACGATTATCTATCTCTGTTTCTTGTATATCAATACAACAACTCCAGTGATACGTCTATACGCAAAATTTCTTGCTGAAGTAAGGGTAGTTTAAAAGGCCTCTTAATTTTAgcagcaaaagaagaaaaaggaacgCTAAAAGAACATTTGTTGATACCGTTTCAAGGCGAACATAGCTGCTCAAcagttttggattaaaaaaagaaaaaaggggaaaacTTTGGATGATGAAGTAGGAGCACAAACTACCACGtaccaacccaaaaaaaaaatcgaccaCCATATCATGTGTGCATGCAATTCAACAAAAGGAAGTACTGTGGACAGCGCTGAGTGCATTTAAGAagtcaataaataataacatataaCTGACCTTGCAGGCTACacaattttttctaaataacaCATGCTTTGGCTATCCTATTAGACAACCTAAAAGCAGGGGCTAAAGTCAATTGTTAACGAGCTAACAACTAATTTAAACACCCTTTAAAGACCCCGAAACCCGCATTCAAGACAAGCAAAGCCTGATTTTTCACTTATGGCAATGCACATTAGGACCTCTTCTCGCTCTCTCCTCAACGTCTTAAATCTTGCTGCACTCCTGCTTTCTACTATTGCGGCCACCAATCACGGTCACCTTGAAGAACAGAGGAGGGATAAGATTATCAAGCTACAAGGGCAGCCACCAAATGTGAGCTTCTCTCAATTCTCTGGCTACATTACTGTGGACCCGTTGGCAGGACGGGCTCTCTTTTATTGGTTGATTGAGGCCCCCAAGATTGTCAAGCCCAAGTCAAAGCCACTAGTTCTATGGCTCAACGGTGGGCCCGGCTGCTCATCTGTGGCCTATGGAGCTTCAGAGGAGGTCGGTCCATTTAGGGTGCGACCTGATGGCAAGACCCTGCATTTGAATCCATATGCTTGGAATAAAGGTAAACATGGTCAAGATGATCATGTAATAATCTCTGAGGTTCATCGCTTAATGTGTGATCTTAGcagttgttgttttttcattacAATAACCAGTCATCAAGGCCTCATTTATATCTAGATGGGACCTTGAATGATGGTGGGTGTCTCTATTAAATTGCCTGTCGATTCTCCTCTGTTCAAGTTTCATGTGCATTGGTGCTAGTGCTGTGACATTTTGAGTGTTgcaagaaagaataaaatatcaGAGAGTTTTGGTTTTTGCAGTGGCGAATTTGCTGTTTCTTGATTCACCTGCTGGTGTGggattttcttattcaaatacTTCATCAGATACATACACGGTTGGTGACAAGAGGACAGGTACTCGTAAAAGTATAGAATATATAATTTTGCTATAATTTGTCAACAAGTTTGTTAGCCTACCCTCCCTAGTCCCTAACTAAGCTTTTATTGCTGAAATCTGAAACTGCAGCCAAAGATGCTTACACTTTTCTGGTTAACTGGTTTGAGAGGTTCCCTCAGTACAAGCACAGGCCTTTTTACATTGCTGGAGAAAGCTACGCAGgtggttaattaattaattgctcATCACCAACTAATGTTTGACTAATAATTTGATcgcattaattaatatttcgtTAATCCATGCAAATTCAGGTCATTACATCCCTGAGCTGTCACGAATTATAGCCCGGAGAAATAAGGGAGTCAAGAATCCTGTCATTAATTTCACAGGTTTCTTGGTGTGTCAATCTTGCCCTGAACAACACTAAAATTGGTCCAAAAATATCTTGACATgcaatcttaattaattttttttttctgttttttgcaGTTGGGCAATCCTCTTATAGATGATTATCACGATAACGTTGGCACACACGAGTTCTGGTGGAACCATGGATTGATATCCGATTCTACTTATAAAGATCTAAAGAAGTTCTGCCCAAATAGTACTTTCTTGTTCCCAAAAAGTGAATGCAACAGTGCTTTAAACAGAGCATATTCAGAGTTTGGAGATATAAATCCTTATAGCATTTACAGCTCTCCTTGCAATCAAAACATTACTTTTAGACAGTATCTAAACCATTCACTGGTATGTTATATTCTTGGATCACTCAAAatccctcttctttttcttattccaCACTTTCCGATGATTAATGGCGGAATGTGATAATAATTTGGTTGTCCTAACGAGTTGGTAGCTTTCATTTGTTGGGTTTCAGCCATGGAAATTCAGAGGAAATGACGAGTGTGTTGTGACGtacacaaaaaaatacatgaaccGCCCAGAGGTGCAAAGGGCACTTCATGCCAATATCACCAGGATTCCTCATCCTTGGGCGACTTGCAGCTCTATTGTTAGGAGAAACTGGAGTGATTCTCCTAAATCCATGTTGCCAATCTTCAAACAACTTATAGCAGCTGGTATTAGAATATGGGTTTTCAGGTAAGCTCATGATGAAAAAGATTTAGTTACAAGTCATCCATTCTGATAATTTGCATAAAATCAAAAACAGGGAAATCATATTTTCTCAAAGGGTAATCGATGTTTATTCTATCAACAGTGGTGATACAGATGCAATTTTGCCACTAACTGCAACCAGATACTCCATTAATGCTCTACACCTACAAACCAACATAAGCTGGTATGCTTGGCACGATGACCATCACCA is part of the Populus alba chromosome 10, ASM523922v2, whole genome shotgun sequence genome and encodes:
- the LOC118059958 gene encoding serine carboxypeptidase-like 28, encoding MAMHIRTSSRSLLNVLNLAALLLSTIAATNHGHLEEQRRDKIIKLQGQPPNVSFSQFSGYITVDPLAGRALFYWLIEAPKIVKPKSKPLVLWLNGGPGCSSVAYGASEEVGPFRVRPDGKTLHLNPYAWNKVANLLFLDSPAGVGFSYSNTSSDTYTVGDKRTAKDAYTFLVNWFERFPQYKHRPFYIAGESYAGHYIPELSRIIARRNKGVKNPVINFTGFLLGNPLIDDYHDNVGTHEFWWNHGLISDSTYKDLKKFCPNSTFLFPKSECNSALNRAYSEFGDINPYSIYSSPCNQNITFRQYLNHSLPWKFRGNDECVVTYTKKYMNRPEVQRALHANITRIPHPWATCSSIVRRNWSDSPKSMLPIFKQLIAAGIRIWVFSGDTDAILPLTATRYSINALHLQTNISWYAWHDDHHQVGGWSQVYKGLTYVTVRGAGHEVPLTQPRLALLLFRQFLKNEPMPAF